In one Amyelois transitella isolate CPQ chromosome 22, ilAmyTran1.1, whole genome shotgun sequence genomic region, the following are encoded:
- the LOC132903191 gene encoding uncharacterized protein LOC132903191 — protein MSLETLPLEILGIIARKLDTKSAHNLYEACQHARDAISVPGTIKECQFSLNTLATAQSLRSHFFLDIASNLKVLNLSGVHDLTKTSLKQAVRRLNNLTSLDVSYTNIVLPDYIDIYKMMPALKSLAINYDYGEECYFSQELYYAFQDSFKNLKNLHFVGTAFELLALDVPLWLLSKADLDCLTFTMITKKVELPIPPWGQFKKHDYSILEKISCLKLFFMPALIHDYIYDGTLFDHFDIINNDHVEVLAFQSRMPNLLFATPLLGRFIRKKFQTMVLRLADLKSMRNGDVAFMFWNKKSTRFDDKFFSRLTSVVNDYMPHRFHSGVQRERPSVPSIHKSYLVDQHFLDIKSYEFCEVPLKQREKKNRQALPCFVLNYDEEFKNKEKDIHLEVYFRWPLKRPVPVTINNYDLVKKLTHLTLFGNVLYTPQFFRVLFENAKLETFELTHQRGKFLVSSLLKCMPKCKSLKNFSLNTKISQYGSLYNTLSDCKNLENINLLNPSKAKVDLPNPKYLFSKCENLYSFTFQKDMPERRRAKALTLYERVRSDVGKPALSIRILQYTDYSDSQYSPFYSVFDEFRYIPN, from the coding sequence ATGTCTCTAGAAACGTTGCCTCTGGAAATATTGGGCATCATAGCGAGGAAACTAGACACAAAGTCTGCACATAACTTGTATGAAGCGTGTCAACATGCGAGAGATGCGATCAGTGTCCCTGGAACGATAAAGGAATGCCAATTTTCACTAAACACTTTGGCTACAGCCCAGTCATTACGATCCCACTTCTTCTTGGACATTGCAAGCAATTTGAAAGTCTTGAATCTGAGTGGTGTCCACGACCTGACAAAAACATCCCTGAAGCAAGCAGTGAGAAGGCTCAATAATTTGACTTCACTCGATGTAAGCTACACAAATATAGTGTTGCCagattatattgatatttataaaatgatgcCAGCATTGAAAAGCTTAGCAATCAATTACGACTATGGGGAGGAATGCTATTTTAGCCAAGAATTATACTACGCATTTCAAGACTCATTCAAGAATCTGAAAAATCTTCACTTTGTTGGTACTGCATTTGAATTGTTGGCATTAGATGTCCCGTTGTGGCTGCTGAGCAAGGCTGATCTTGACTGTTTAACATTCACAATGATAACTAAGAAAGTCGAATTACCTATCCCCCCCTGGGGTCAATTTAAGAAACATGATTATTCTATTTTGGAAAAGATATCATGTCTGAAATTGTTCTTCATGCCAGCCCTCATTCACGACTATATATATGATGGCACTTTGTTCGATCATTTCGACATTATTAATAACGATCATGTTGAGGTGTTAGCATTCCAAAGTCGAATGCCTAACTTATTATTTGCAACTCCGTTATTGGGGAGattcattagaaaaaaattccAAACAATGGTGTTACGTTTGGCAGATTTGAAATCAATGCGTAATGGAGATGTTGCTTTCATGTTCTGGAATAAAAAGAGCACTCGTTTCGATGATAAGTTTTTCTCCAGACTAACATCTGTGGTTAATGATTACATGCCTCACCGTTTTCATTCTGGTGTGCAACGGGAGCGACCATCAGTACCGTCCATCCATAAATCGTATTTGGTTGATCAACATTTTCTGGACATCAAAAGTTATGAGTTTTGTGAAGTGCCATTGAAacagagagaaaaaaaaaatcgtcaaGCACTGCCGTGTTTCGTTTTAAATTACGACGAAGAATTCAAGAATAAAGAGAAAGACATCCATTTAGAAGTATATTTTAGATGGCCTTTGAAAAGACCAGTGCCAgtaactattaataattatgactTGGTGAAGAAATTGACACACTTGACTCTATTTGGCAATGTTCTCTACACTCCACAGTTTTTTAGAGTATTGTTTGAGAATGCGAAATTAGAAACATTCGAACTAACCCATCAGCGTGGGAAATTTTTGGTGTCGTCACTTCTAAAGTGCATGCCTAAATGTAAATCACTAAAAAACTTTTCATTGAATACTAAAATTTCACAATATGGCTCTCTGTATAATACTCTTAGTGattgtaaaaatttagaaaacataaatttgtTAAATCCGTCTAAGGCTAAAGTAGATTTGCCGAAtcccaaatatttatttagtaagtgTGAAAATCTGTACAGCTTTACTTTCCAGAAAGACATGCCTGAGAGACGGAGGGCGAAGGCATTAACGTTGTACGAACGCGTGAGAAGTGATGTCGGTAAACCAGCTCTTAGCATTAGAATTTTGCAGTACACAGACTATAGCGACAGTCAATACAGTCCGTTTTATAGTGTGTTCGATGAGTTCAGATATataccaaattaa